From one Phycodurus eques isolate BA_2022a chromosome 19, UOR_Pequ_1.1, whole genome shotgun sequence genomic stretch:
- the LOC133417719 gene encoding inhibitor of nuclear factor kappa-B kinase subunit alpha-like yields MEKPPFRHSHNCGDWELKERLGMGGFAHVYLYQHQVSGEKLAVKMCRLELTPRNKDRWSREIQIMKKLNHINVVTARDVPREISSIALNDLPLLAMEFCSHGDLRKVLSRPENCCGLKESDVLALLNDVGSGIQYLHENKIIHRDLKPENIVLQEVNGKLVHKIIDLGYAKDLDQGSLCTSFVGTLQYLAPELFENKAYTVSVDYWSFGTMIFECSCGFRPFLHNLQPVQWASKVRNKGPKDIMAVEEANGEVRFSTHLPYPNNLSRTLLEPMEALLQLMLKWDPVHRGGGVHPDSRKALCFDLMDRILSMKAVHILNMTTAQVHSFQLAPDESLHGLQKRVETESGIHVVRQELLQETGVSLDPRKPAAQCVLDGVRGWDAYIVYLFDKSATEYSGPFSARQLPDKVNTIVQEARTPLPLGVLKKVWAEALSYICGLKDDYSRLFQGQRAAMLSLLRYNTNLTRCKNSMFGFSQQLKAKLDFFRSSIQYDLEKYSDQMHYGISSEKMLKAWQENEERAAAFAQVAEVSHLDDEIMALHSEIVELQRSPYARRQGDKMEQLEERAMELYKQLKLKCKVPEADLSSDSSEMVKAIIQTVQNQDKVLKDLYTHLSKILSSKQKIIELFPRIEKTLESIKEADNTVMQMQIKRQREFWHLLKIACAQNYTRNSLAASAEAAVLPQVSQWSRSAPPGSAPHPLTSLPGPNDSDAAPRLLQETQKYLSQLTSLMQEAADEQAKSMVDQDWSWTKYETLGSKLKRNA; encoded by the exons ATGGAGAAGCCTCCGTTCCGACACAGCCACAACTGCGGCGACTGGGAGCTGAAGGAGCGGCTGGGCATGGGGGGCTTTGCCCACGTTTATCTCTACCAGCATCAG GTGAGCGGTGAGAAGCTGGCGGTGAAGATGTGCCGACTGGAGCTGACGCCCAGGAACAAGGACCGCTGGAGCCGAGAGATCCAGATCATGAAGAA GTTGAACCACATCAACGTGGTGACGGCGCGGGACGTCCCGCGAGAAATCAGCTCGATCGCCTTGAACGACCTGCCGCTGCTCGCCATGGAGTTCTGCTCGCACGGCGACCTCAGGAAG GTTCTCAGTAGGCCGGAGAACTGCTGCGGCCTGAAGGAGAGCGACGTTCTGGCCTTGCTCAACGATGTGG GTTCTGGTATCCAGTACCTGCACGAGAACAAGATCATTCACCGCGACTTGAAGCCAGAGAACATCGTGCTGCAGGAAGTCAACGGGAAG CTGGTGCACAAGATCATCGACCTGGGCTACGCCAAAGACCTGGACCAGGGCAGCCTGTGTACGTCCTTCGTGGGCACGCTGCAGTACCTG GCGCCCGAGCTGTTTGAGAACAAAGCGTACACCGTGAGCGTGGACTACTGGAGCTTCGGGACCATGATCTTCGAGTGCAGCTGCGGCTTCAGGCCCTTCCTGCACAACCTGCAGCCTGTGCAGTG GGCCAGCAAGGTGCGCAACAAAGGTCCAAAAGACATCATGGCGGTGGAGGAGGCCAACGGAGAAGTGCGCTTCTCCACGCATCTTCCGTACCCCAACAATCTGAGCAG GACGCTGCTGGAGCCCATGGAGGCGCTGTTGCAGCTCATGCTGAAATGGGACCCGGTCCACAGAGGCGGCGGCGTCCACCCCGACAGCAGGAAGGCGCTCTGCTTCGATCTTATGGATCGGATTCTGAGCATGAAG GCGGTCCACATCCTCAACATGACCACGGCCCAGGTGCACTCCTTCCAGCTGGCGCCGgacgagtctctgcacggcctGCAGAAACGAGTGGAGACGGAGAGCGGCATCCACGTGGTCCGCCAGGAGCTGCTGCAGGAGACCGGCGTGTCCCTGGACCCCCGCAAGCCGGCGGCGCAGTGCGTCCTGGACGGCGTG CGAGGCTGGGACGCTTACATCGTGTACTTGTTTGACAAGAGCGCCACCGAGTACTCGGGACCGTTCAGCGCCAGGCAGCTGCCCGACAAAGTCAACACCATCG TCCAGGAGGCCCGGACCCCGCTCCCACTGGGCGTTCTGAAGAAGGTTTGGGCGGAGGCGCTGAGCTACATCTGCGGCCTGAAGGACGACTACAGTCGCCTCTTTCAGGGTCAGCGCGCCGCCAT GCTGAGTCTCCTCCGCTACAACACCAACCTGACGCGGTGTAAAAACAGCATGTTCGGATTCTCGCAGCAGCTGAAAGCCAAGCTGGACTTCTTCCGCAGCAGCATCCAGTACGACTTGGAAAAGTACAGCGACCAGATGCACTACGGCATCT CGTCGGAGAAGATGCTGAAAGCCTGGCAGGAGAACGAGGAGAGAGCGGCAGCCTTCGCTCAG GTGGCGGAGGTGAGCCACCTGGACGACGAGATCATGGCGCTGCACTCGGAGATCGTGGAGCTGCAGCGGAGTCCGTACGCGCGGCGCCAAGGAGACAAGATGGAGCAGCT ggAGGAGCGAGCCATGGAGCTCTACAAACAGCTGAAGCTAAAATGCAAAG TTCCAGAGGCGGACTTGAGCAGCGACAGTTCGGAGATGGTGAAGGCCATCATCCAGACTGTGCAGAACCAGGACAAAGTCCTCAAAGACCTCTACACGCACCTCAG TAAGATCCTGAGCAGCAAACAGAAAATCATCGAGCTGTTCCCGCGGATCGAGAAGACATTGGAGAGCATCAAGGAGGCGGACAACACCGTCATGCAGATGCAGATCAAGCGGCAGCGCGAGTTCTGGCACCTTCTCAAGATCGCATGT GCTCAGAACTACACGCGCAACTCACTGGCGGCCAGTGCCGAGGCGGCCGTCCTTCCTCAGGTGTCGCAGTGGAGCCGCTCGGCGCCGCCTGGCAGCGCTCCTCATCCTCTCACCTCGCTGCCCGGGCCCAACGACAG TGACGCGGCCCCCCGCCTGCTGCAGGAGACCCAGAAGTACCTGAGTCAGCTGACCAGCCTCATGCAGGAAGCGGCCGACGAGCAGGCCAAAAGCATGGTG GATCAAGATTGGAGTTGGACCAAGTACGAAACGCTGGGCAGCAAATTAAAGAGGAATGCGTGA